The nucleotide window GGAGCGCATGCAGAGGAGGTGGAGGTCTTGGTCCCCTTCAGGTTGACTGACCACCCACCGGGAAGCCTCGGGAGGGAGGAGTTCATTCTCCCCATTTTCCACATAGGGTAGAAGACAGGCTTGGGAAGTGACCATGACAGCCATGAAGCTTGCAGAGCCAGCCCGTCACACTGAACTGCTGGTGACAGGAGAGGCAGTTTTAGAGCAGGGAGGACCCCGGGAGGAAGGGCTGACAACTGGAGCCTCATGAAAGCTGAGGAGCCCCTGGGCAAACCCTGGGGCCATCCTATCCTGCTGGCCTGCCTGATCTACCTGGCAAGAGCTGATAGAgttggttgggcacggtggctcacacctgtaatcccagcactttgggaggctgaggcaggcctgagatcacctgagatcaggagttcgagaccagtctggccaacatggtgaaaccccgtctctactgaaaatacaaaattagccaggcgtggtggcctgcgcctgtaatcccagctactcaggaggctgaggcaggagaatctcttgaacccgggaggcagaggttgcagtgagccgagatcgtgccactgcatgccaacctgggcgacagagtgagactccatctcaaaaaaaaggaaaagaaaaaaagggcgaCAGAGTCAGGAGCAGGCCAGGGCTGAGGACTAGGAAGGCTCTAGAATCCAGCATGCTGATGCTGGGGGGTGTTTGATGCTGCTTGGCCCCACGGGGCAGTGCACAGAGGGAGGGGCTCTAGGCCTGTATGCTCTgagagcagagagagacagagagcaggaGGTGGGGACAGAGGCACTGGGAAGGGGCAGGCCCCTCTTGGCCCAGAGAGCAGCAAAGGTAGGGGTGCAGCTTCAGCCTATGGTTGGCCCTTTGGCCGTTTCGCCAGGGCAGATGCTGCTAGCAAGTGTTGTGGGTAGGCTGGGGTAGGTAGCGTGGGATTAAGAATCTGAGGACCCAGCTCAGGTCCCGACTCCTACTCCAGCTGGGAACTGAATCCTTATTCCCCCCAGTCGCAGCTGAGGCAAGATGGGTGGGCAGACAGGTGGGGTTGGGCTGCAGGATGGGAAAGCCAGGGTTGGACGGGAACAGGACACCCACCGGATGACCTTGTGGCACTGGTGACACACAGGAGTCTTGCCGTTGTTGCTGCCCCCTCCTGGTACCCCTCCGGCAGCTGCCTGCACGATGGAGGTGCGGTTCTGCAGCGGCGTGGGCGTGGCCGGCTGGCTGTGCCGGGTCAGCACTGTGCTCGTTTTGTCCGGGGCATAGCGCTCGGCAAACGCAGGGTCCACAGCCCAGGGCGGGCGGCTGGTGGGACTGGGGGTGGTAGGGCCTGCCGGGGCCGGGGGAAGTGGCTCTAAAGGGGTGCCCACGGACCCCAAAGGACAGGGGGTGGAGCCCCAGGCAGCTGAGAGAAGCCCGCCACCCCCATGCCCTGGAGGCTGCCCACCCTTGCCCAGGCCCGAGCCCACTCCCTCTCACCAGGCCAGGGCTCCTGGGGTGTAgatgaggctggggctggggcttctGTCCTGGGCACCTGGCTGCAAGATCTGCCATTCAAGGCCCTGCATGGCTGAGCTTCCTGGCATGGCCCCACCCCCCAACCTGGGTCCTGCTGGCCCCACGGGAGATGCCTGGGGGCATGGAAACTGCTGAGCTGGACTCCAGGTCCCACTGGGGTAGGGATGGGAAGGGCAGCTTCTCATAGCAACGTCCAGGTAGCTGGTATGTTGTCTATAGCTGGGAGATGGAGCAAGGCTCCCGCTTCTGAGGCAGCTCTTGGGGCTCCCCTCATGCCAGGAAGCCATCTGTGATGGCAGGGCAGGGCCCCTTTGCCAGGTACCCCCTTCCCACTGAAAACGAGGACGGCAGGGCCCAAACTGAGTCCAAACCACGAAACACCCCCACACCCCAAATGCAAACCAGGTGCACAAAGATAGAAAACAGAGGCAGAGCAAGCAGGGCTGAGAATGTTTATTTCCAGGCCCAAGGCAGCACAGACCTGGCAGACAGCAGTACCACAGGGCAAAGAGGGAAGGCAGTGTCAGATGACCCAGTTGTGCGGCCAGGGCCAGGCCAGCAGGAGGCTCAGGCCAGGGGCAGGAAAGTGGGGGGTGAGGTAGGCAGAAGCTGGAGGCACTAAGGGGGTGCCCTGGGCAGGAGGAacagaaagagggaggcagagagggcagCCGGCTGGAGAGGGCCGGGCTACGACTGCACGTTGAGCACGTGGGCAGAGCGCTGGTGGTGCCAGTCCCGGAGGCGGGTGTAGCGTGGGCTCTGCAGCTCCAGGACATACTTTTCCctgaggggcagagagagagggaggaagaagtggaaggaaggagagatggaagggaggcagggagggaggagggaaggaaggagggagggaaagaaggaaggaatgaaggaaggaaggagggagggaagaaaggaaggagaatggaGAGCCCCAGCTGGGAGCCTCAGGAGTAGACATAGGGCAGTAGCTGGAATGGAagaggcaggaggtgggagagggacTCATGCCCATCCCTGTACCTTGATTTTTTCAGGTGCTCCTCATCCGGGTCTTGCACTGAGAGGGCAGAGGCAGGCATTGACCAAGAGAGACAGAGGGTCAGGGCTCACGCCTGGGCTGGGGGCCAGGAGAGTACCCCCTGCCCTGGGCTGGCACTTACTGAACTCGGTGCCTGTGAGGTGGGCAAGGATGCGAAAGGAACGCGACTGGCCTGTCCCTGGCCGTGGCCGCCAGTCCTCTGTGTTCTCCATCAGCCGCTGCTTGCTGGCGTCTGGGACCAGCGGTCGGAGCGGCTGTCTGTGGGGAGGGTGTGGCTCAGAACCCCACACTGGGGGTGGGCAGTGGGGGCAGCCCCTCCCAGGATTTGGTGTATGTGGGTTTGGGTTACAGTGATGGGAGGGAGTGGGTAAGGGTGAGGCCAGGAGCCCTGCTGGGCGGGTGGGTGAGAGGACAGGAGGGCAAAGTGGAGAGGAGGGCAGCCAGGGTGGGGAGGGGCCGCCGCCCAGAGTgccaaaaggaagaagagagggacaGGCAGAGGGGGCTCACTGACTTGTCAGGGGTCTGCACCTGTGAAGGAAAtaagacagatagacagataaagGGACAAAGGGACAGAcacaggagaggaagaaagatggGGAGGGGTCAGAACAGCCGGGGACAAGGCGGCACTGAGTGTCTGGGGCTCAGCTGGCCCGACACCACAACCCAACCCCCAGCCGCCAGCGGAGGGCGCGGCCTCATTCAGAGACCCCTCCCCAGGGCGGTGCCCTGCAAGGCGCCACAGCCTCGGGAGGGGCCCTGTGCCTGCAGCCCCACCCCGGCCGCCAGGGGTCGCTGCCGCACGGTTCCGCCAGGCTGGGGCGCAGCACAGACTGAGCAGCAGCGGGCAGCGGGCGTGGGGCCACAGGGGGCCTGATAGCGTGGGCGTGGGCGGGCAGGGGCCGACGTACCCATTCTGCTGCAGGGCGCTGTCAGCGGGCGGGGGCGCCCCGAAGGGCCGGGCCGTCTTGTTGAGGGAGACGCTGGGTGCAAAGGTGTACCGCGGGGGGTCCGCGGCGGGGACGGAGGCCTGGGCAGAGACAGAGCCGGGCAAGGCGGGCGGGCGGGGTAGGGTGGTGACCTGGGTGGGAGTGGGGCGCCTGCGCGAGAGGACAACGGCAGctccagccccccacccccaccccccacatcTGTCTGGAGGCTAAGGGGAGAGGACAACAGGTTTCAAGGGGCCCATTTGGGAGTGCTGATCTCAGTCCACGCAGGACCGAGGGCTGACCCAGTGCCGGCGAGCACGCAGCGCCGatggcaggaggcaggcaggcgGACAGACAGGCGGACATGCGTGGTGCCAGGACCGTGCGGCAGCCCCTGGCTCAACTCCAGGGCCCTAGACCCGCCTTAGCTCGTTTCCGCCCTCCACTTCCGGCCAGGGATTGGGGTACCAAGAATGTGCCAGGAGGGCGAGCAGGCCCGGCCGTCCAAGCCCACACCGCCCGCGCCCAGATGTCTCGGCCTGCCTCCTACCTTCTGTGGTTTGCTCTGAACTGGCTGGGCCCTGGAGAAGAAGGAAAGCATGACAGCGGGCTGGGCCCGCGGGGATCCCCTCTGCCAGCGCCCACGCACCCATGCATGCCCACCTGCACCCATGCATGCCCACCCGCATACCTGCTGAGGCCCAGGCTGAGGCGCTCCCCGCAGGCCCGGATCTTATTCTGAGCTTCGATGTGTGTGAGGCTCCCTGCGTTCTCGCCATCGATGCTCAGCACCCAGTCACCGACGGCCACTCCAGCCTGCGCCGCTTTGCCTCCAGGAGTGAGCTATGGAGAGAGAAGCAGTGACTGAGGCCCTGGCTCCTGCTGACCCAAGCCAGGTTGATGGTGGTAACCCTGCCCCACCCAAAGCTGCCCCACTTCCAGAACCCAGAGAGCTCTTATTCAACAGAGTTCTAGGCAGCTGCTGGACACTAAAGCAACCCAGGTGGTGGCACTCACCCGAGCTTCACAATTTCCCCAGTCACACTGCTTATTTATTCACCACCACGACCCTCCCCCACAGTCCAGAAATTGCTATGATGTCCACAAACAGCCAGGCTCAGGCTAAAGCCCAAGTTTTTCAGGAGGACCATTGCCTTTGGAGGCTCCTGCTGGCTTCCTGCCCAGGCCGCTCCACCTACCAGATATGCCGTCTGACCCATGCAGGGGGCAGCTTCCTCCCTGAAACCACCCGGGGCTCTTACGGACCTCTTACCCCCCAGCACCCTGTGAGGGGCCATCTGCAGCGGTCTCCTAGGACCCTCTGAGCGCCAGAACAGGCCCTGTTATCTTCCGGTTCCCTGTGAACACTGCCTGAATGGGGCCTAAGGTGACAGCCGGGGCTTCACAGGCCATACATGGGTGTCACGCCCAAGCCCTCAACTGCCAACTTTCTCCAACCCCAATCCTTCAGGCTATTGAGCTGGGAGTCCCTGGTTCCTGTGGCAATGAGAGGAGACAGTAGGCTGGGAGAAACGGCTGCCACCAGGATGAGCTGAGACCATCAGGAATGACTTCAAGGACGATGTGAGCCTCGGTAAAGGAGAATGGGGTGTGCTGCCTAGCGGGTGAGTTTACTTATGATGGCTTTGAATGCCAGAAGGAACTAGGACTTGGCTTTGAGGGTAGAGGAGCCACTGGCAGTTTTAATGTCTGGGATGGGGTATCTCCCAGGCCCTGAGAGGGGTGACCCTGATAATCCCCTTCCAGGCCTCGAGGCCAGCCCCAGCAACACAGGCGGGGCAGCTTGACTGGGTCTGAGCCCAAGGGGCCACCCAGCCATCTGGCAAGAGGCCTGGTACTGCAGTAAGTAGGCTTTTGTGAGGCAGTGCTGGAAGACAATTTCACTGGGTGGGGGGGATCTGGGGGGTCCAGGCTGCCAGAGGCCCCAGGAGGCTCCTCAGGTGGGCCAGTGCACAGACTGAGCTGAGACAGGGAAAAGGGAGGCAAGAGGTTTCAGAGAGATGTCAGAGGGCAAGGCAGCCAGACACAGAGCCTGACAGCACCAGGAAAAGAAAGGCGAGCTGGGCTCAACATGATTTCTTGCTTGCATGGGAGGTCAGAAGGCTAAGAGAGCTCAGTGGCCCCTTCCTCACTCGCTAAATAAGAACAGTTGCTACCGTTTATTGAGCACCAAGTATGCTACATATTGACACCGAATCTTCCAACAACCCTGTGGAGTAATCAGGGATTTTACCCATTTTACACTTGAAAATGTacacagaggccgggcgcggtggctcacgcctgtaatcccagcactttgggaggccgaggtgggtggatcaccaggtcaggagatcaagaccatcctggctaatacggtgaaaccctgtctctactaaaaatacaaaaaatcagccgggcatggtggtgggcgcctgtagtcccagctgctcgggaggctgaggcaggagaatggcgtgaatccgggaggcagagcttgcagtgagccgagatggcgccactgcactccagcctggtcgacggagcaagactccatcaaaaaaagaaaaaagaaaaaaagaaaatatacacagagaggttaaacaacttgcctcaagtcacccagctagtaagAGGCAGGGCCAAGAAGTGTCCCTGACCCTAAGGCACTGTGGGCCACCTCTGCTGAGCATGGGGGCCCAACGGAGGGGCCAGCCCCCCTGGAGACACCCTGAGCCCCTCCCTCACCTTTAGTTCAATCCAACTAAATCAACCCCTTATACGGTATGTGGGGAAGTGACACCCCAGAGGGGAagtgacttactcaaggtcaTGGTGAGTCAGTAGAAGGGAAACCTGGCCCAGCCACTCCCTGCCCACAGGGCTGGCTCCTGGGAGGTGTGGGCTGAGCCCGAGATGGAGGTCTTGGGGTGCACAGGAGCAGCTAGCTGGCTCCTGGAGAGGGGGTAGGGGGCGGGGACGGCTTCCCTTCCCAGAGTGAGGAGGGCAGAAAGCACAGATGATGAGGAGTGTTCAGAGCATGGAGAGGGCGGCAGGAGAGCAGGAGACAGCGCTGGGTGGGTGgctggagagaggcagggaggggctcAGGCCAGGAGCAGGGTAAGGCCAGAGGAACCAAGGAGGGAAAAAGCCAGGGGGCTGGACCCTGCATGAGGTGGGGGTGAGTCAGCCTGAGCAGCCCAACCCCCCAGTCCCAGACGTTACCTCATCTCCCAGGCCTGGGCCCACGGCCAGCCCtcacccctcccacctccctccatcctggggtcaggggagggggagggggctggCCTAACTCAGAAAAGCCCACCTCACCCACCCATATGGGCCCAGGTCCAACTCCAGGGCTGGGATCAGCTAGTGGCCCCACCCACATGCCAGGGATGCTGACCAGGGAGCTGGAGCTGGGAGTGCCCCCAACAGGCCATATCTGAAAGTCATCTCTATcagggaagaaactgaggttcagggtcCCCAGACACATTGGGCCAGCACTTTCCCAAGGGGCAGGACGCCGGGTAGGTTTTCAGAGCTGTGTGAGGACTGTGTAGGAGGATGTGTGTGGTAGGGCGACCACTGCCCTCACTACCCTGCTGTCAGGACAGGTTCCCAGAGAACACCGTGGAAGGACCCCTGGGAAGAGCCTACCCTAACCCCCATGCCCCAACTCCTACAGACAGACTCCACCTTGACGCCCTCCTCAGGCCACAACCCTCTGGGCCCTTCCAGGCTGGGCTTGCCCTGGGCTTCCTGACAACAGCTGCCTGCCCACCCATCGCCTGGGTGGGCCTCTCTGGGCAGGCGGATATAGGGGCAGGAAGTCCCCACCCCCTGCTGACCCCCAGGCCAGTCAGAGATGCCAGCCCACAGGCTGGCCTCACCCACTCTGTGCAGGCAATTTGTTGTGTCTCACAACTGGACCATACAGCTGGAGCTGCAGCCTGATGACCAGCTGAGGGGCCCAGCAGTGGGGTTCAGGGGGCCAGGCCTAGGCCAGCCCTTTTCAGCTTTGCAGACTGCAGCCACTGTTGGCCATCCCAGCGTGGGGCCGCATTCTTGGGCTTATAAGGCAATCCCCCTGCTACAGGGAGGAgccagcctccagctccaccccCACCAGGGCAGGCTCTTGGAAGCTGAAGTTAAGCCCCTAGAGAGGAGCCCTGTCCTGCACTTCTGCTTGGGGTCAAAGGCCACCACATCCTGAATGGGAATGGTGGATGCAGGTCCTTACATAGGCTGGGGAGAGACCCCTTCTACCCACAAAAAATGCACACCATCCCGTGCTTCAATTCCAATCCCTGCTTCAACATGGACTCGATGAGCGAGCCCCTCCACCTCTTCATGAGTTCTTCTCTCATCTGGAAAAACAGGATGAGGGCTGCTATTCCCTGGGCAGAAGTGTGTCTGAAGTGAAATCCTACAGTCACAGTGCCCTGCCTGGGGCCTGGCTCCAAGCATTGCCACCTCAAGTTTAGATATCTCCTGGAAATGTCAGGCTCCATCCTGCACAATGATCCTCCCTCCCGCCCTCAGAAGTGGCCACAGGAGCTTGGGAGAACAGCATCGGGTACAGTGCAGGACTGGGGAAGCCTGGGTGCTCCCTCCCAGTATCCACCTCATTGGGAGTCATTGCAGCGGGCAGGTACCACTACATCTGGGACCTGGACATCTCCTGGCCTGCTGGCCCCGACCAGCTCCTGTTAGGACTCCCCCCATCACCCTCTGGAGACCTGAGCACCCAAAGACCGCTGGAGGAGCCCCCTCCCCAAACCTAGGCTCACCCGGGAAATGGAGAGGGGCACATTGAAGTCCTTGCCCCCTTGCAGCCGGAAGCCCCAAGGTGCTGGCCCCTCCAGCACTACCTTGAAGGAATCCATGATGCCGGCTcctgagaggagaggagagaagaggtgaGTGGCCAGCATGGTgggcgggcaggcaggcaggccggCCCAACTCAAGATACCAGGCTTGGACAGGGGCCAGGCGGGCACGGGCAGCCCCTGAGCACACGCAAGCCATAGTAGGCAGGTATTTTgtcaggctgggctgggctgctgGCGGACCTCACTTTGGAAAGACAGGAACAGCCTCCCTCCCCTTGGGACTGGAACTGTGAGGGGTGCCTGAATCCAGGATGGAGGTTCTTTTCAACCAGGGGTGGGCCGAGGGACTAAACTGGCGCGGCCTCCCCGCAAGCCAGCCTGGAGCCTCGGGCGGCCGGGTGAGTCAGGGGCCGGCTCTCCTCTCCCCCGCCCCCAGGTCCCGGCAGGCAGGCCGCGGCTGGAGCCTGCTCGGACTATATAAGGCGTGTAAGCTGACACTGTGCGGAGAGCCAGCGCAGGGAGCACACGGGGGCTTGGGACacgagggggaggggagggaggcggCTGCAGCGGATCCTCCCAGCCATTCCGGGACCAGTCGAGGCTGCTGGGAGCCAGGGCGGGACCCCTGGGTGCTGAAGAAGGGGAAGGCGGGAGTGGGGTGCGGCCCCTGTGGAGACAGGTGGGGGCTGGGACCCTAAAGCATAGCTTGGAGGGGGATCCTTCCCGGAGCCCAATGGGGATGGTGCCTCCCACACAGAACTGCTCCCACACCGACGTGACTCAGTTTCCCCCTAGTCCCCCTCCGGGCCCCATGCATTAGACTGGCCCCGGCCGCAGGAAGCAGCGCAGGCGCCAATCGGCCCCGCCGCAGCCGGCTTGGCGGCAGGaaggcgggggcgggggcggaggCAGGGGCAAGGGCCCGCGGGAGGAAGCACAGCCTGGACCGCGACCCCCAGTGCCCTTTGTGGTCCTCAGCAGGCCCCAGGCGCCCGCCTGGTCCAGCCCAAGACGCCCCGCGCGGTCGTTGATACCTGCTCGGCCCCGCCAGTGCGCTGCTCGGCGTCGGGCTCCAGGGAGCCGCGTTGGGATCGGCCGCCAGTGTTCTGACCCCGCCCCCGCAGTCACCCTCCACTTTGAGCGCGCGGAAGGGGGCGGGGCACAAGGCCACGCCCTCGTCGTGACCACGCCCACTAGACGATCTCCGTTGGTGGAAAGCACCACCCAGCTCTTCCGTCCCGCCCAATCACCACGTCCCGTCGGGCTGCGAGCTGAGAGGCCTCCCCGACCCGGGCCCTGCAGTGGGGCGGAgtcggggcggggccggggctgCGGGTCGTCTCATTAGGGAGGAGCTGCCTCGCCCAGTCCCTCGCTCCGCCCGCTGGCGGAGGGAGGGGAGAGCGGACCTGCAAACCAGACCGACCTGGGCCCTAGTCGTCTCTGAACCTTAGTTTGCTACTCCGAAAAATGGGACGATCATACTCGCCTCGCAGGGCTGCTGCGAGGGTCGGTATCGTAGGTGCAACCATCGGGGGCTGCAGGATTTCTAAATCAGAGGGCCTGGGAGGAGATAAGGTGGGGAAGTTGAGGGGGACAGGGGCGTTTAAAGCTTGATTTGCGCAACGCTCTACCGAAGGCAGGAACACAGGGCAGGAGCGGACGCCAGGGGTCCCTGGCCTTCAGGCCTTGCCCTCGCTCGCATCCCTACAACCCCGACCCGACCCGACACCGTCGGAAGCGCCGCGTCCCGCTCCACCTTGGCCAGAGCGGACTGCGCCCCGTGGGAGGCGTCCTCAGAGTCCCGGCCCCGCGTTCAGTCCGGGCACTAGGGCCCGCGGCGCGGACGCTGAGAGTATGCGGGTGTCGGGGTGAGGGAAGGGGCGTCCACCCTCCACTCGCTTGGTGGTCCCGGCCGGTCAGCTCCTCCTAGGACATGGTTGCTGCAGTTCTCCCCTCTCCATCCACAGTCATCACACCCACCCTCTTCTGCATAAAACGCTGTGAGAGTTCTCATCGTTAAAGACCTTCTCTTGACCCCACATCCCTCTCCAACTACTAGCCTTTAGTTCTGCTCTTGAGAGTAAAATTCCTCCAGGGAGTTGTCTGTTTATGGCGTCTCCACTTGCTTTCCTTCAGTTATCTCTTGAAGCCATGCCAGGCAGGCTCTTGTCCGCACCGGTCCCCTGAGATCTTTCTTCTCAAGGTCACCTGTGACCTGGAGGCCATCGGGCCATGGAATCCGTGGTGGTTCAGTTTCATCCTGCCCTTCCTAGGGGCAGCATGGGTCCGGGTGGATTCTCGTCCCCCGAAACACCCTTTTTCCCTGACTTCACAGCTTCTCCCTGCCCCACTGGCCCCTCCTGCCCATCCTCCTCTGCCTCTGGCTTTGGCCGTCTGATGCCATCTCTCTTTATTCTCACCCCCTAAGACCCCGTACCGTCCTGTGGCTTTCAGTACCACCTGTATGCCAAGGCATCTCATGTTTCATGGCCAGCCTGACCTCTCCCCAGGAACTCCAGACTCCATTATCCAAAACGCTGCCTAGATGTTTACTACATCAGGGTCCCCAACCCCCTGTTTgtagcctgttaggaactgggctgcacagcaggtgAGCAGCGGCAAGCCAGAGAAGCTGAGTgtagcagcagcattagattccgataggagcgtgaaccctattgtgaactgtgcatgcgagggatcgaGGTTGCtcgttccttatgagaatctaataataaatgggccgggtgcggtggttcacgcctgtacctgtaatcccagcactttgggaggctgaggtgggggaggatcacttgaggtcaggagttggagggcatcctggccaacatggtgcaaccccgtctctactaaaaatacaaaaattagctgggcgtggtgacacatgcatataatcccagctactcaggaggctgaggcaggagaatcacttgaaccggggaggcagaggttgtagtgagccaagatggctccactgcactccagcatgggtgacagagcgagactccatctcaaaaaaaaaaaaaaaaagaatctaatgaTAAATGTACTGCACTTGAACCCTCCTGAAGCCACCCCCACCTGCCCCCAGTCCGTGGAAAAATCGTCTTCCGTGAAAGCAGTCCCTtctgccaaaaaggttggggagcCACTGTGCTAGGTATCTCAGGCCATCATGGCCCACCTGTCCCACCTTGTGCCTTTCccacctccctaactcattcctGACTTCAACAAGTGCCACCAACATTCATCCAACTGGTTCAGCAGAAACGGTGAAGttatccttcctttctcttctgtccTCCCCCAGATTCTGCAAATTCCACCTTCAGCATGTTCACATCTAACCGCTGCTTCCACCATTGTCCCAGCCACTGCCATCTTGTGCCTGTGCCCCTGTAACAGTCTCCTAACGGGTATCCCTGCTTTCACCCTTGCCCCTTCCAGAGTCTTCATGAAGCagccaaagtgatatttttaaagccaGAATCACACCACCATGTCACTCTCAGCTTTTAGCATTCCAGTGAGATCATATTGCactcaaaataaaactaaagtccTTAAGACCTACAGAACACGAATAAACTGCGTCTGACTCCTACCACTCGCTCC belongs to Theropithecus gelada isolate Dixy chromosome 6, Tgel_1.0, whole genome shotgun sequence and includes:
- the PDLIM7 gene encoding PDZ and LIM domain protein 7 isoform X3, which codes for MDSFKVVLEGPAPWGFRLQGGKDFNVPLSISRLTPGGKAAQAGVAVGDWVLSIDGENAGSLTHIEAQNKIRACGERLSLGLSRAQPVQSKPQKVQTPDKQPLRPLVPDASKQRLMENTEDWRPRPGTGQSRSFRILAHLTGTEFMQDPDEEHLKKSSQVPRTEAPAPASSTPQEPWPGPTTPSPTSRPPWAVDPAFAERYAPDKTSTVLTRHSQPATPTPLQNRTSIVQAAAGGVPGGGSNNGKTPVCHQCHKVIRGRYLVALGHAYHPEEFVCSQCGKVLEEGGFFEEKGAIFCPPCYDVRYAPSCAKCKKKITGEIMHALKMTWHVHCFTCAACKTPIRNRAFYMEEGVPYCERDYEKMFGTKCHGCDFKIDAGDRFLEALGFSWHDTCFVCAICQINLEGKTFYSKKDRPLCKSHAFSHV
- the PDLIM7 gene encoding PDZ and LIM domain protein 7 isoform X2, with translation MDSFKVVLEGPAPWGFRLQGGKDFNVPLSISRLTPGGKAAQAGVAVGDWVLSIDGENAGSLTHIEAQNKIRACGERLSLGLSRAQPVQSKPQKASVPAADPPRYTFAPSVSLNKTARPFGAPPPADSALQQNGQPLRPLVPDASKQRLMENTEDWRPRPGTGQSRSFRILAHLTGTEFMQDPDEEHLKKSSQVPRTEAPAPASSTPQEPWPGPTTPSPTSRPPWAVDPAFAERYAPDKTSTVLTRHSQPATPTPLQNRTSIVQAAAGGVPGGGSNNGKTPVCHQCHKVIRGRYLVALGHAYHPEEFVCSQCGKVLEEGGFFEEKGAIFCPPCYDVRYAPSCAKCKKKITGEIMHALKMTWHVHCFTCAACKTPIRNRAFYMEEGVPYCERDYEKMFGTKCHGCDFKIDAGDRFLEALGFSWHDTCFVCAICQINLEGKTFYSKKDRPLCKSHAFSHV
- the PDLIM7 gene encoding PDZ and LIM domain protein 7 isoform X1, coding for MLATHLFSPLLSGAGIMDSFKVVLEGPAPWGFRLQGGKDFNVPLSISRLTPGGKAAQAGVAVGDWVLSIDGENAGSLTHIEAQNKIRACGERLSLGLSRAQPVQSKPQKASVPAADPPRYTFAPSVSLNKTARPFGAPPPADSALQQNGQPLRPLVPDASKQRLMENTEDWRPRPGTGQSRSFRILAHLTGTEFMQDPDEEHLKKSSQVPRTEAPAPASSTPQEPWPGPTTPSPTSRPPWAVDPAFAERYAPDKTSTVLTRHSQPATPTPLQNRTSIVQAAAGGVPGGGSNNGKTPVCHQCHKVIRGRYLVALGHAYHPEEFVCSQCGKVLEEGGFFEEKGAIFCPPCYDVRYAPSCAKCKKKITGEIMHALKMTWHVHCFTCAACKTPIRNRAFYMEEGVPYCERDYEKMFGTKCHGCDFKIDAGDRFLEALGFSWHDTCFVCAICQINLEGKTFYSKKDRPLCKSHAFSHV
- the PDLIM7 gene encoding PDZ and LIM domain protein 7 isoform X4; this encodes MLATHLFSPLLSGAGIMDSFKVVLEGPAPWGFRLQGGKDFNVPLSISRLTPGGKAAQAGVAVGDWVLSIDGENAGSLTHIEAQNKIRACGERLSLGLSRAQPVQSKPQKASVPAADPPRYTFAPSVSLNKTARPFGAPPPADSALQQNGQPLRPLVPDASKQRLMENTEDWRPRPGTGQSRSFRILAHLTGTEFMQDPDEEHLKKSREKYVLELQSPRYTRLRDWHHQRSAHVLNVQS
- the PDLIM7 gene encoding PDZ and LIM domain protein 7 isoform X5 yields the protein MDSFKVVLEGPAPWGFRLQGGKDFNVPLSISRLTPGGKAAQAGVAVGDWVLSIDGENAGSLTHIEAQNKIRACGERLSLGLSRAQPVQSKPQKASVPAADPPRYTFAPSVSLNKTARPFGAPPPADSALQQNGQPLRPLVPDASKQRLMENTEDWRPRPGTGQSRSFRILAHLTGTEFMQDPDEEHLKKSREKYVLELQSPRYTRLRDWHHQRSAHVLNVQS